In Lotus japonicus ecotype B-129 chromosome 5, LjGifu_v1.2, one genomic interval encodes:
- the LOC130720422 gene encoding uncharacterized protein At4g04775-like, giving the protein MDSSSGFKGSTASSSRFRQRPRSAGARANCPCGLPLIIYTAGTRVNSERRFLRCRNWHLPGTCNFFFWIDDPVDERQPRHVEADTDISEIDNSSNSVLPGPDLKKKMKKLKKKVEIETFHKNVARLIALISWIVTVLVFLYGKSLKG; this is encoded by the exons ATGGATAGTTCTTCTGGTTTCAAGGGTTCCACTGCTTCCTCCTCTCGTTTCAGGCAGAGGCCACGATCTGCAGGTGCAAGGGCTAACTGTCCTTGTGGTCTTCCTCTCATTATTTACACTGCTGGTACTCGAGTGAACTCAGAAAGGAGGTTTTTGAGATGCAGAAATTGGCAT TTACCAGGCAcatgtaatttctttttttggatTGATGATCCTGTTGATGAAAGACAACCCAGGCATGTAGAGGCTGATACTGACATTTCTGAGATTGACAATTCATCTAACTCTGTGCTTCCTGGACCtgatttgaagaagaagatgaagaagttaAAGAAGAAGGTTGAAATTGAGACATTTCACAAGAATGTTGCACGGTTGATTGCTCTGATTTCTTGGATAGTCACAGTTCTGGTGTTTTTGTATGGCAAGAGTTTGAAGGGTTGA
- the LOC130719875 gene encoding uncharacterized protein LOC130719875 gives MLSSQGLMEVFKEELLQGCDHRLCVRHLYANLKTKFGGGVLLRNLMMAAAKATYEEEWREKMQLIKEKNLLAFEWLMEKPTSSWCRHAFSIWPKCDVIMNNLSESFNAAIILARDKPILTMMEWIRTYVMGRFPKMMEKLNNWTCQIMPKPLKRIGFEVGKSKNWIPRQVGNEKFEVRHAHTLQRHVVSLRDRKCSCKFWEINGFPCRHAVCGINFKGYDPKSYVDDCYKKGAFRATYEHEITPLPGPDQWIVTPNDPECILPPLFKRGAGRPKKLRRRDPYDDPNPNKLKRGGAFVRCSRCNQYGHNKKGCKNPIEEEIEIDAAELDAQMDAVLEKLLETESQQATAAPAPGDETHQPTTGQNKKEKKGNKRCSVCKQYGHYKTSCKKYPKKTPNEPISLPGIVIKEPTSATVQVPHNNGKQKEKVPEIPRSFDDGCIKSKYIAALIHDNGGATTSCSMVENPEPGSSDPAGSVADAGHQMEIIEEEGGGNVPTQCSVVMDNTLGGST, from the exons ATGTTATCATCACAGGGTTTGATGGAAGTCTTCAAAGAAGAGTTGCTCCAAGGTTGTGATCATAGGCTGTGTGTGAGACACCTGTATGCAAATTTGAAGACAAAGTTTGGTGGTGGAGTTCTTTTAAGGAACCTGATGATGGCAGCCGCAAAAGCTACATATGAAGAAGAATGGAGGGAGAAAATGCAGCTCATTAAGGAAAAGAATCTGCTTGCCTTTGAATGGTTGATGGAGAAACCAACATCTTCTTGGTGCAGGCATGCATTTAGCATTTGGCCCAAGTGTGATGTCATCATGAACAACCTCTCAGAGTCCTTCAATGCTGCAATTATTTTGGCCAGAGACAAACCTATTCTCACTATGATGGAGTGGATTAGGACCTATGTCATGGGGAGGTTTCCAAAGATGATGGAGAAGCTTAACAACTGGACATGTCAGATTATGCCAAAGCCACTTAAAAGAATAGGATTTGAGGTGGGAAAGAGCAAGAACTGGATTCCTAGGCAAGTGGGAAATGAGAAGTTTGAAGTTCGTCATGCTCACACTTTGCAGAGGCATGTTGTAAGCTTGAGGGACAGGAAATGCAGCTGCAAATTCTGGGAGATCAATGGCTTTCCTTGCAGGCATGCAGTGTGTGGAATTAACTTCAAGGGTTATGATCCAAAGAGCTATGTTGATGATTGTTACAAAAAAGGTGCTTTCAGGGCTACTTATGAACATGAAATCACTCCACTTCCTGGCCCTGACCAGTGGATTGTGACACCAAATGACCCTGAGTGCATTCTGCCACCACTGTTTAAGAGAGGTGCAGGGAGGCCCAAAAAATTGAGAAGGAGGGACCCATATGATGACCCTAATCCAAACAAGTTGAAGAGAGGAGGTGCTTTTGTGAGGTGTAGCAGGTGCAACCAGTATGGACACAATAAGAAAGGTTGCAAAAACCCAATTGAAGAAGAGATAGAGATAGATGCAGCAGAGCTTGATGCCCAGATGGATGCAGTACTGGAGAAATTGTTGGAGACTGAATCACAACAGGCCActgcagctccagctccagGTGATGAAACACACCAACCAACAACTGGTCAGAATAAGAAAGAG AAAAAAGGTAATAAGAGGTGCAGTGTGTGCAAGCAATATGGTCACTATAAGACAAGTTGTAAGAAATACCCAAAGAAAACCCCCAATGAACCAATTTCTCTACCTGGGATTGTGATAAAGGAACCAACTTCTGCTACTGTCCAAGTCCCTCACAATAATGGAAAACAG AAAGAAAAGGTACCTGAAATTCCTAGATCTTTTGATGATGGTTGCATTAAAAGCAAATATATAGCTGCACTAATTCATGACAATGGAGGGGCGACTACTTCATGTTCTATGGTTGAAAATCCTGAACCTGGCAGCTCAGATCCAGCAGGTTCTGTAGCAGATGCAGGACATCAAATGGAAATAATagaagaagaaggtggaggAAATGTTCCAACACAGTGCAGTGTTGTGATGGACAACACCCTTGGAGGTTCAACTTGA
- the LOC130719876 gene encoding uncharacterized protein LOC130719876 encodes MVFTLVVRHGGWFGSSPYWHYFGGAKSEFHDLDESKWSYSKTVEIVKGLGYKEFDLLWLPDEDVDWHVFRNYTTDMDAKEFAKYAVGNDHEGVIFVDNLSKDPPTLPTALKEKKKDANKNVKVQKLRVRKSGRLQAMVRQGTNKGPPEVVELSDDEQFPNEVAMLQNETILPEPVLLEAVIPEPVIPNVVDPEVAVPEVVDGVDGDKAGEDNQEEENDDSDVSEVDRVDDSEEERDLAKGEEVTNPGFAQAESLLNEHITQMLQQTAADNDDGEKRDETDLCGGYESEDLESVPTDSEQEGIPRRRFERFNEDDMGPDFKFTLGMEFISLTQFKEALTDYCMKNNREYKFKKNDSKRCRVVCLSDGCPFVILCSKVGNKQTYRIKTLKGEHTCARVFDNKSANVRWVKKNLLNKIRTVNKISTNEIVDDFRVNLGIGITRYRAWKGKKLATEEVDGAAEMQYTLLWRFSNELRRRDAGNTCKINFVTPRASLHPRFLRFYMCLEGCKRGFLGGCRPFIGLDGCHLKTKHGGILLSAVARDPNEEYFPLAFAVVESENKDSWRWFMELLMDDIDPTRSSR; translated from the coding sequence ATGGTTTTTACACTGGTTGTGCGACATGGTGGTTGGTTTGGAAGTAGTCCTTACTGGCATTACTTCGGTGGTGCCAAAAGTGAGTTCCATGATCTTGATGAGTCTAAATGGTCCTACTCTAAAACTGTGGAAATTGTCAAAGGTCTTGGCTACAAAGAGTTTGATTTACTGTGGCTTCCTGATGAGGATGTTGACTGGCATGTTTTCAGGAATTACACAACAGATATGGATGCCAAGGAATTTGCTAAATATGCAGTTGGAAATGACCATGAAGGTGTTATATTTGTGGACAATCTATCCAAAGACCCTCCCACTCTACCTACTGCAttaaaggaaaagaagaaagatgcCAACAAGAATGTTAAGGTACAAAAACTAAGGGTGAGAAAGTCAGGTAGGTTGCAAGCAATGGTGAGACAAGGAACAAATAAGGGACCTCCTGAAGTTGTAGAGTTATCTGATGATGAGCAATTTCCTAATGAAGTTGCAATGCTACAAAATGAAACTATTCTCCCTGAACCTGTTCTCCTTGAAGCTGTGATTCCTGAACCCGTTATCCCTAATGTTGTGGACCCTGAAGTTGCAGTTCCTGAAGTAGTAGATGGGGTAGATGGTGATAAAGCTGGTGAGGATAaccaggaagaagaaaatgatgattctgatgtttCTGAAGTTGATAGGGTCGATGATAGTGAAGAAGAAAGGGATTTAGCAAAAGGGGAGGAAGTTACAAACCCAGGATTTGCTCAGGCTGAGTCCCTATTGAATGAGCACATTACTCAAATGCTTCAACAAACTGCAGCAGATAATGATGATGGGGAAAAGAGAGATGAGACAGATTTATGTGGAGGCTATGAGAGTGAGGACCTTGAAAGTGTCCCCACTGATAGTGAGCAGGAAGGGATTCCTAGGAGAAGGTTTGAAAGATTCAATGAGGATGACATGGGCCCAGATTTCAAATTCACATTGGGTATGGAGTTTATATCACTTACACAGTTCAAGGAAGCCCTCACTGACTACTGTATGAAAAATAACAGGGAATATAAATTCAAGAAGAATGACAGTAAGAGATGCAGGGTTGTATGCTTGAGTGATGGCTGTCCATTTGTGATCTTATGTAGCAAAGTTGGAAACAAACAGACTTATAGAATCAAAACTCTTAAGGGAGAGCACACATGTGCAAGGGTTTTTGATAATAAGTCTGCCAATGTTAGatgggtgaagaaaaatttGTTGAACAAAATCAGGACTGTAAACAAAATTAGCACCAATGAGATTGTTGATGATTTCAGGGTAAATCTAGGAATTGGAATTACCAGATACAGAGCTTGGAAAGGTAAGAAGTTGGCAACTGAGGAGGTTGATGGAGCTGCTGAAATGCAATATACTTTGCTTTGGAGATTCAGCAATGAGTTGAGAAGGAGGGATGCAGGTAACACATGCAAAATCAACTTTGTGACACCAAGAGCTAGCTTGCATCCTAGGTTCCTCAGATTTTATATGTGCTTAGAAGGGTGTAAGAGAGGGTTTCTGGGGGGATGTAGGCCATTTATTGGCTTGGATGGATGTCATCTGAAAACAAAACATGGAGGGATCCTTTTGTCAGCTGTAGCTCGTGATCCAAATGAGGAATACTTCCCCCTTGCCTTTGCTGTGGTTGAATCAGAGAACAAGGACAGTTGGAGGTGGTTTATGGAGCTGTTGATGGATGACATTGACCCTACAAGGTCAAGTAGATGA